The following are from one region of the Eubacterium sp. MSJ-33 genome:
- the pckA gene encoding phosphoenolpyruvate carboxykinase (ATP) has product MANIDLTKYGITGTTEIVHNPSYEVLFEEETKASNEGYEVGQNTELDTVNVMTGVFTGRSPKDKYIVMDENSKDTVWWTTDAYKNDNHPMAEETWAVVKDLAKKELCNKKLYVVDAFCGANKDTRMAVRFIVEVAWQAHFVTNMFIKPSEEELKDFEPDFVVYNASKAKVENYAELGLNSETCVAFNITSKEQVIINTWYGGEMKKGMFSMMNYYLPLKGIASMHCSANCDMEGKHTAVFFGLSGTGKTTLSTDPKRLLIGDDEHGWDDNGVFNFEGGCYAKVIGLDKESEPDIYNAIRRDALLENVTVDAAGKIDFDDKSVTENTRVSYPIDHIEKIASKVNGVSAGPAAENVIFLSADAFGVLPPVSILTPEQTKYYFLSGFTAKLAGTERGITEPTPTFSACFGQAFLELHPTKYAEELVKKMEKSGAKAYLVNTGWNGTGKRITIKDTRGIIDAILSGDIKTAPTKKIPMFDFEVPTELPGVDPAILDPRDTYADPTEWETKAKDLAARFEKNFQKYTTNDAGKALVAAGPKAE; this is encoded by the coding sequence ATGGCAAACATTGATTTAACCAAGTATGGAATTACTGGAACAACAGAAATCGTTCACAATCCTTCATATGAAGTTTTGTTTGAGGAAGAGACAAAGGCTTCAAACGAGGGTTATGAGGTTGGACAGAACACAGAATTAGATACAGTCAACGTTATGACAGGTGTATTTACAGGACGTTCTCCTAAAGATAAGTACATCGTTATGGATGAGAATTCTAAGGATACAGTATGGTGGACAACAGATGCATACAAGAACGACAACCATCCTATGGCAGAAGAGACATGGGCAGTTGTTAAGGATCTTGCTAAGAAGGAGCTTTGCAACAAGAAGCTTTATGTTGTAGATGCATTCTGTGGTGCAAACAAGGATACACGTATGGCAGTTCGTTTCATCGTTGAGGTTGCTTGGCAGGCTCACTTTGTAACAAACATGTTTATCAAGCCTTCAGAGGAAGAACTGAAGGACTTCGAGCCGGATTTCGTTGTTTACAACGCATCTAAGGCTAAGGTTGAGAACTATGCAGAGCTTGGTCTTAACTCTGAGACATGTGTAGCTTTCAATATCACATCTAAGGAGCAGGTTATCATCAATACATGGTATGGCGGAGAGATGAAGAAGGGTATGTTCTCTATGATGAACTATTACCTTCCACTTAAGGGTATCGCTTCTATGCACTGTTCTGCTAACTGTGATATGGAAGGTAAGCACACAGCTGTATTCTTCGGCCTTTCAGGTACAGGTAAGACAACACTTTCTACAGATCCTAAGAGACTTCTGATCGGTGATGATGAGCACGGTTGGGATGACAACGGTGTCTTCAACTTTGAAGGTGGATGTTATGCAAAGGTTATCGGACTTGACAAGGAGTCTGAGCCTGATATCTACAATGCAATCAGACGTGACGCTCTTCTTGAGAACGTGACTGTTGATGCAGCAGGTAAGATTGATTTTGACGATAAGAGCGTAACAGAGAATACTCGTGTTTCTTATCCAATTGATCATATTGAGAAGATTGCATCTAAGGTAAATGGCGTTTCCGCAGGTCCTGCTGCAGAGAACGTAATCTTCCTTTCAGCAGATGCATTTGGAGTACTTCCTCCGGTATCTATCCTGACACCAGAGCAGACAAAGTACTACTTCCTTTCAGGATTTACTGCGAAACTTGCTGGTACAGAGCGTGGTATCACAGAGCCTACACCTACATTCTCAGCATGCTTCGGTCAGGCATTCCTTGAGCTGCATCCTACAAAGTATGCAGAAGAGCTTGTTAAGAAGATGGAGAAGAGCGGAGCTAAGGCTTACCTCGTAAATACAGGATGGAACGGAACAGGCAAGCGTATCACAATCAAGGATACTCGTGGAATTATCGATGCAATCCTTTCAGGTGATATCAAGACAGCTCCTACAAAGAAGATCCCTATGTTCGACTTTGAGGTTCCAACAGAGCTTCCTGGTGTAGATCCGGCAATCCTTGATCCAAGAGACACATATGCTGATCCTACTGAGTGGGAGACAAAGGCTAAGGATCTCGCTGCAAGATTTGAGAAGAACTTCCAGAAGTACACAACAAACGATGCTGGTAAGGCATTGGTTGCTGCTGGTCCTAAGGCTGAGTAA
- a CDS encoding PadR family transcriptional regulator, with product MESKNMFYRGYVELLVLKFLSEKDCYGYEIVKSIKRASDEKISLSVGTLYPTLYKLIDQKYISDYKKQTGERMVKVYYHLENAGRERLNTLVAEYREFSRVMNKILNLE from the coding sequence ATGGAAAGTAAAAATATGTTTTACCGTGGTTATGTGGAGTTACTTGTGTTGAAATTTCTTTCAGAGAAAGATTGCTACGGTTATGAAATCGTGAAAAGTATAAAGCGGGCTTCCGATGAGAAGATTTCGTTATCTGTAGGAACGTTATATCCAACATTATATAAGCTAATCGATCAGAAGTATATTAGTGATTATAAGAAGCAGACTGGTGAACGAATGGTGAAGGTGTATTATCATCTGGAGAACGCAGGGAGAGAACGATTGAACACCCTAGTAGCAGAGTACCGGGAGTTCTCTCGGGTTATGAATAAAATCCTGAATCTGGAGTAG
- a CDS encoding IS3 family transposase (programmed frameshift), translating into MAKYSFEFKKKVVIAYLNGEGGYNYLAQKYNVKNKRQVLNWVDYYNKFGDAGLMRSREKKNYSFEFKLHVVELYLSSEVSYQELALSQGINNAAMIAQWVQGFRIAGPDALRPKKKGRKKTLNQKDNHKTKTSSFEERAVDTSAEHVKELEDELLKLRIENAFFKRTEETAFRGRSKNERCARVIHSLRREFKLKDLLSYTGMPKATYMYWQKRFDRENPDAELEAKMLELHAEHKDYGYRRMKAELCNQGYVVNKKKVQKLMQRLNLQVTSFTRKSRKYSSYRGKVGTVAPNRIRRRFHTNIPHQKITTDTTEFKYYEIDEKGRMVMQKLYLDPFMDMYNGEIISFGIDKRPSAQSVMTALEEAITITSDCRFRRTFHSDQGWAYQMKTYSHRLRENRIFQSMSRKGNCYDNSVMENFFGLLKQEIYYGVVYYSFDELKLAIEKYIKYYNEKRIKEKLGWLSPVQYRKRLLAA; encoded by the exons ATGGCAAAATATAGTTTTGAATTTAAGAAAAAAGTAGTAATTGCTTATTTGAACGGCGAAGGAGGGTACAACTATCTAGCACAAAAGTACAATGTAAAAAACAAAAGACAAGTGTTAAATTGGGTGGACTATTATAATAAATTCGGCGATGCTGGTTTGATGCGATCAAGAGAAAAAAAGAATTATTCTTTTGAATTTAAGCTTCATGTGGTAGAGTTATATTTATCAAGTGAGGTTTCATATCAGGAGTTAGCATTGTCTCAAGGAATAAATAATGCAGCAATGATTGCTCAATGGGTTCAAGGCTTTCGGATTGCTGGTCCTGACGCATTGAGACCTAAGAAGAAAGGTCGTAAGAAAACATTGAATCAAAAAGACAATCATAAAACTAAAACCTCTTCGTTTGAAGAGCGTGCAGTGGATACCAGCGCAGAACATGTCAAAGAACTTGAAGATGAGTTATTAAAGTTAAGGATAGAGAACGCCTTTT TTAAAAGAACTGAGGAGACTGCGTTTAGAGGACGAAGCAAAAATGAGAGATGTGCAAGAGTCATCCACAGCCTCCGAAGAGAATTCAAACTAAAAGATCTTCTCTCATATACAGGTATGCCGAAAGCAACCTACATGTACTGGCAAAAGCGATTTGATAGAGAAAATCCGGATGCTGAATTAGAGGCTAAAATGCTAGAACTACACGCAGAGCACAAAGACTACGGCTATCGAAGAATGAAGGCAGAATTATGCAATCAAGGCTACGTGGTGAATAAAAAGAAAGTACAGAAGTTAATGCAACGACTAAATCTTCAAGTGACATCTTTCACTAGAAAATCTCGTAAGTATAGCTCTTATCGTGGAAAAGTGGGAACAGTTGCTCCGAATAGAATTAGACGACGATTTCACACCAATATACCGCATCAGAAGATTACAACAGATACAACAGAGTTTAAGTATTACGAGATAGATGAAAAAGGACGAATGGTGATGCAGAAGTTATATCTTGACCCATTTATGGATATGTATAATGGAGAAATCATAAGCTTTGGTATTGATAAACGACCATCTGCACAAAGTGTAATGACTGCTCTGGAAGAAGCAATCACAATCACTTCTGATTGTCGGTTTAGGAGAACATTTCACTCGGATCAAGGGTGGGCATATCAGATGAAGACTTACTCTCATAGATTAAGAGAAAATCGTATTTTTCAAAGTATGTCACGGAAAGGGAACTGCTATGATAATTCTGTTATGGAGAACTTCTTTGGATTATTAAAACAGGAAATATACTATGGTGTTGTATACTATAGCTTTGATGAACTTAAATTGGCGATTGAAAAATATATCAAGTATTACAATGAAAAACGTATCAAAGAGAAACTAGGATGGCTCAGCCCTGTACAATACAGGAAACGCCTCTTGGCTGCATAA
- a CDS encoding DUF885 domain-containing protein, whose translation MRKKYNMKASAIAVICAMSILLTGCGNTTDGSRKWSATSLAENVEDVATDDASENPPSIDTSTLEDCAYSLPDPTGADAVAEQERFHTYLMDNFKESVTSDTVTLHYTIANPADYDLEVPTATFGDAEISEEAIADDKKETEDELAELQEFDYDLLTGSQKYTYDVLKDYLDTNLESYDYTYLYEPFAYTSGLQTNMPINMSEYKFYNENDVQDYLALLEQLPDYYNKYLDFEQIKIDKGLFMNEHSASEVIRQCQEFIARPEQNLLIATFEDKVRGVEGLNEDQIQNYITQNHDIVINSVIPCYDNVIKFFTANKDAGTNDLGLAGYENGKEYYAYLLKDKVGTDKTPEEVITWLDNALDDVLSEYQTVALSNYSAYEQYFNDADSSLYDDKDPLETINYFKDCFADRFPAMPDVNYKVENVHESLEDIVSPAFYVTTPIDAYNDNSIYLNMGSDGAGDLWSTLAHEGIPGHMYQFTYYLNTNPEPLRALLNFNGYSEGWATYVEMMSYEMYKDYPDACYADFERINSELNLLVSARIEIGVNYEGWDLEATQTYLSNNGFNSEGAQDVMDYVIAEPVNYQMYVMGWQSFQELRDYAESALGDKFDEQAFHKVVLDAGPSQFFLIEKLVQQYVKDNL comes from the coding sequence ATGAGAAAAAAATACAATATGAAAGCATCCGCTATAGCAGTCATATGTGCGATGTCGATTCTGCTGACCGGATGTGGAAATACTACTGACGGCAGCCGCAAATGGAGTGCAACATCACTCGCCGAGAATGTCGAAGACGTTGCAACCGATGACGCCAGTGAAAACCCGCCTTCTATAGATACTTCAACACTGGAGGATTGTGCGTATTCTTTGCCGGATCCAACCGGTGCAGACGCTGTGGCAGAGCAGGAACGCTTCCATACCTACCTTATGGATAATTTCAAAGAAAGCGTAACGAGCGACACGGTGACCTTACATTATACCATTGCCAATCCGGCTGATTATGACTTGGAAGTTCCAACTGCAACCTTCGGTGATGCAGAGATATCGGAAGAAGCGATTGCAGACGATAAAAAAGAAACCGAAGATGAACTCGCGGAACTTCAGGAATTTGATTATGATCTGCTGACAGGTTCCCAGAAATACACATATGATGTGTTGAAGGATTATCTGGATACAAATCTGGAATCCTACGATTACACCTATCTATACGAACCATTTGCTTACACAAGCGGTCTCCAGACAAACATGCCGATCAATATGTCCGAATATAAATTCTACAATGAGAATGACGTACAGGATTATCTGGCTTTGCTGGAGCAATTACCAGATTACTATAACAAATATCTGGACTTTGAACAGATTAAAATTGACAAAGGTCTCTTCATGAATGAACACTCTGCCAGCGAAGTCATTCGCCAGTGTCAGGAATTCATCGCCAGGCCAGAACAAAACCTCCTGATTGCAACTTTTGAAGATAAAGTTCGCGGAGTCGAAGGGTTAAACGAAGACCAGATTCAGAATTACATTACCCAAAACCATGATATTGTTATCAATTCTGTCATCCCATGCTACGATAATGTAATCAAATTCTTCACTGCAAACAAAGATGCCGGAACAAACGATCTGGGGCTGGCAGGATATGAAAACGGAAAAGAATATTATGCATATTTGTTAAAGGACAAAGTTGGTACAGATAAAACACCGGAAGAAGTCATTACGTGGCTCGACAATGCACTTGATGATGTCTTATCCGAATATCAGACAGTCGCACTTTCAAACTACTCTGCCTATGAACAGTACTTTAACGATGCCGACAGCAGTTTGTACGATGACAAAGATCCACTTGAAACGATCAACTATTTTAAGGACTGTTTTGCAGATCGTTTTCCGGCTATGCCGGATGTAAATTACAAAGTAGAAAATGTGCACGAATCTCTGGAGGATATCGTCAGCCCGGCGTTCTATGTAACAACACCGATTGATGCATATAATGACAACTCCATCTATCTGAATATGGGCAGTGATGGCGCCGGGGATTTATGGTCTACACTGGCTCACGAAGGAATTCCAGGCCATATGTACCAATTCACCTACTATCTGAACACGAATCCGGAGCCACTCCGTGCCTTACTTAACTTTAATGGCTATTCGGAAGGTTGGGCAACCTACGTGGAAATGATGAGCTACGAAATGTACAAAGATTATCCGGATGCATGTTATGCAGATTTTGAACGTATCAACTCTGAATTAAACCTGCTTGTCAGCGCCCGTATCGAAATCGGCGTCAACTACGAGGGCTGGGATCTGGAAGCTACACAAACCTATCTGTCCAACAACGGATTTAACTCGGAAGGTGCACAGGACGTCATGGATTACGTGATCGCAGAACCTGTCAATTACCAGATGTACGTCATGGGCTGGCAGTCTTTCCAGGAGCTTCGCGATTATGCAGAATCTGCTCTTGGCGACAAGTTTGACGAGCAGGCGTTCCATAAGGTCGTCCTTGATGCAGGTCCATCCCAGTTCTTCCTAATTGAAAAGCTGGTACAGCAATATGTGAAGGATAATTTATAA
- a CDS encoding helix-turn-helix domain-containing protein, which yields MFTFKGEMENMTIKEAAKRLHVETHVLRYWEDELSLDIKRNAQGHRYYDERDIRMFESVKAMKEEGLMLKDIRNAIIRARRVKSGEIEAHVSDEEESCTDDGQTAAKQELGNDCEKVEEKHSVELQPVHTRMDEDKDSMLERMQRMVGDEDKVVDFKQAQLQSVMNRVIATALRENKDIITTSIKEEVTADVMRQFDTVMREKEEREEARYRKLDMVLREIQQANAEVAATKAKKGLWKKHR from the coding sequence ATGTTTACATTTAAAGGAGAGATGGAAAATATGACGATTAAAGAGGCTGCGAAGAGACTGCATGTGGAGACACATGTACTTCGATATTGGGAGGATGAACTAAGTCTGGACATCAAACGGAATGCGCAGGGACACAGGTATTATGATGAACGGGATATCCGGATGTTTGAGAGCGTGAAGGCGATGAAGGAAGAGGGGCTGATGCTGAAGGATATCCGAAATGCGATTATACGTGCCAGACGGGTGAAATCCGGTGAGATTGAAGCGCATGTATCGGATGAAGAGGAATCTTGTACGGATGACGGACAGACGGCTGCAAAACAGGAGTTGGGGAATGACTGTGAAAAAGTGGAAGAAAAACATTCGGTTGAGCTTCAACCGGTACATACACGGATGGATGAGGACAAAGATTCTATGTTGGAAAGAATGCAACGTATGGTTGGAGATGAAGATAAAGTTGTTGATTTTAAACAGGCGCAGCTTCAAAGCGTGATGAATCGTGTGATTGCAACTGCATTGCGTGAAAATAAGGATATTATCACTACTTCGATTAAAGAAGAGGTGACTGCTGATGTGATGAGGCAATTCGATACGGTCATGCGTGAAAAGGAAGAGCGAGAGGAAGCCAGATATCGAAAGCTTGATATGGTGTTGCGGGAAATCCAGCAGGCAAATGCGGAAGTGGCTGCAACGAAAGCAAAAAAGGGATTATGGAAAAAACATCGGTAA
- a CDS encoding RluA family pseudouridine synthase, with protein sequence MKPEILYEDAYLIACVKPYGVLSQGDKGNDEDMITKIKHYLYDQDTSEQAEEPYVAAIHRLDRPVGGVMIFAKTPEIAAKLSDMQQDGEIVKYYQAVITGELPDAEGEMVDYLLRDGKTNTTKVVKKGEKGAKRAELYYEVLDAMDTDDGTLSYVLIELVTGRHHQIRAQFASRGCGIWGDTKYNPKFAKTKRKYKQIGLFSSRMEFTHPITGEEIVIKKEPEGEAFTVLDLDEFE encoded by the coding sequence ATGAAACCAGAGATTTTATATGAGGATGCATATCTGATTGCCTGTGTGAAACCATATGGTGTATTGTCACAGGGAGACAAGGGCAATGATGAAGATATGATTACAAAAATCAAACATTACCTGTATGACCAAGATACATCGGAACAGGCAGAAGAACCATACGTTGCTGCGATACACCGGCTGGACCGTCCCGTAGGGGGTGTGATGATATTTGCAAAAACCCCGGAGATTGCAGCAAAACTGTCGGATATGCAGCAGGATGGTGAAATCGTGAAATACTATCAGGCGGTGATAACCGGTGAACTCCCCGATGCAGAGGGGGAGATGGTAGATTATCTTCTGCGGGATGGAAAGACGAATACAACGAAGGTTGTAAAAAAAGGCGAGAAGGGTGCGAAACGCGCGGAATTATATTATGAAGTTTTGGATGCGATGGATACGGATGATGGAACGCTCAGCTATGTGTTGATTGAACTTGTGACGGGCAGACACCATCAGATTCGGGCACAATTTGCAAGCCGTGGCTGTGGCATCTGGGGTGACACAAAGTATAATCCGAAATTCGCAAAGACAAAGCGTAAGTATAAGCAGATTGGTTTATTCTCCTCAAGGATGGAATTTACGCATCCGATTACAGGAGAAGA